The sequence below is a genomic window from Luteimonas sp. MC1825.
CGAGCAGCAGCGCGGCGATCGCCAGCGCGGCCAGCACGCGGCCGCGGTACTCGGCGACCAGCGATTCGGACGCGGCCTTCATGTCGAGCAGCTCGCCGCCGGCGTCGGCCGCCACGCGCGCCACGGCGGCCGGATCGGCCAGGCCGCTCAGCGACACCAGCGCCGTGGCGCCGGCTTCGCCTTCCAGCAGCAGGCCGTCCACGCTGCCAGCCAACGGCGTACCGCGCAGGTCGGCGGCGCGCAGCGGTGGCGCGGTGCGTGCGTGTTCGACATCGGCCAGGAACGGCGCAAAGGCGTCCTCGCGGAACGGCGAATCCCGCAGCGCGGTCGCCAGCGCGGCCTGCAGCGTGGGCGGGTCCGGCAGGCGCGCCTGGCGTGCGCGCTGCGTGGCCGCGGACGGCAGGTAACGCGCCGCGCTGTCGTAGCCGTCGATCGCACCCGACGCCACCAGCGCATCCAGCCGCGGGTGGATGGCTTCGGCCGCGGCCAGCGCGGCATCGCCATCGGCGCCGCGCAACACCAGCACGTAGCGCACGTCGGGTGCGCCGAGCTCGTCGCGCAGCCGGGTGTCGAGCGCCATTGCGTCATCGGGCACCGGCGTCAGGCGCGAGAGGTCGTTTTCCCAGAATGGCGTGCGCACGGTCGCCAGCACCGCGACGCAGGCGATGGCCAGTACCAGCAGCGACCAGCGCGGGCGCGGCAGGCGGTTGATGCCTCGCCACAGCGCCTGCACGCGGGGGAAGTCGGCTGTGTCGCGCGGCGACGGGTCGACCAGCGGCGGCAGGCCGTAGCGCGTGGCCAGCGCCGCGGCCGCGAGCGCGGCAATGGTGAACACCGCCAGCTGGCGCAGGCCGTCGACGCCGGAGAACAGGAACGTCAGGTACGAGATGCAGGTGGCGATGACGCCGGTGGCCAGCGTCGGCCACAGCTGGCGCACGTTGCGCTGCGGGGTGAGGCCGGCGCGCTGGTGGCTGAAGAAGTGGATCGGATAGTCCTGCACCACGCCGATCAGGGTGAAGCCGAACGCCACGGTGATGCCGTGCACGGCCTCGAACATCAGCGCCACGGCACCCAGCCCGGCGAGCCCGGCGGTGGCCAGCGGCAGCACGCCGAGCAGCGGCACGCGCCAGCTGCGATACGCGACCAACAGCAGCAGGATCAACGCGATGCTGTCGATCGCGCCGATCCACTGCGCCTCGCGCGCGGTGCGGCCGCCGATCTCGACCGAGAACGCGCCCGGGCCGGTCATGCGCAGCTGC
It includes:
- a CDS encoding MMPL family transporter — encoded protein: MTPARRTALALLWLAALALAGWVVGQQLTLSGDLRRFMPEPRTPAQKLLIDELGDGPGTRLLLLSLSGDDPEALAAQSQALAATLAANDDFEFVANGGDANLDAIPESLRAYRYLLTPGFDTQPLDAAYLAEQLDERLQDLGSPVAAMIEPLLPSDPTLELLKVAEAWQPAAAPSRIHGVWFDRAGSEALLLAQTHAGGFDPTGQQRAYDAVYAAFDAARGGAPSQLRMTGPGAFSVEIGGRTAREAQWIGAIDSIALILLLLVAYRSWRVPLLGVLPLATAGLAGLGAVALMFEAVHGITVAFGFTLIGVVQDYPIHFFSHQRAGLTPQRNVRQLWPTLATGVIATCISYLTFLFSGVDGLRQLAVFTIAALAAAALATRYGLPPLVDPSPRDTADFPRVQALWRGINRLPRPRWSLLVLAIACVAVLATVRTPFWENDLSRLTPVPDDAMALDTRLRDELGAPDVRYVLVLRGADGDAALAAAEAIHPRLDALVASGAIDGYDSAARYLPSAATQRARQARLPDPPTLQAALATALRDSPFREDAFAPFLADVEHARTAPPLRAADLRGTPLAGSVDGLLLEGEAGATALVSLSGLADPAAVARVAADAGGELLDMKAASESLVAEYRGRVLAALAIAALLLAATVWIALRSPRRVIRVLLPMALTTLVVLAVLRGLGVELNLFHLVALILAAGLGLDYALFFEHAGDDRADQLRTLHAVVVCSLMTLLVFSLLALSSIPVLRAIGSTVALGVLSNFVLALLVSRHAPAEARR